A DNA window from Allokutzneria albata contains the following coding sequences:
- a CDS encoding ribonuclease Z — MSSRELVVLGTASQVPTRQRAQNGYLLRWDGTGLLFDPGEGTQRQMLLAGVAASEIDRICLTHFHGDHCLGVPGIVQRLSLDRVAHPVHAHYPASGREYFRRLRNATAFYEVADLREEPVHDDGPVATGDFGTLTARRLEHSVESFGYRLTEPDGRRMLPDRLAAAGITGRFVREVQRAGFVEVDGRRVDLADVSEVRRGQSFAFVMDTRLCDGVFALADGVDMLVIESTFLASEAELARHVGHLTAGDAGRVAAECGVRTLVLTHFSQRYTDPRCFSEEAAAAFGGEIVVAEDLSTIPMPKRR; from the coding sequence GTGTCCTCGCGTGAGCTCGTGGTGCTGGGAACCGCCAGTCAGGTACCGACCCGTCAGCGGGCGCAGAACGGCTACCTCCTGCGGTGGGACGGGACCGGTCTGCTGTTCGACCCCGGCGAGGGCACCCAGCGGCAGATGCTGCTCGCCGGTGTGGCGGCCAGCGAGATCGACCGGATCTGCCTGACCCACTTCCACGGCGACCACTGCCTCGGTGTGCCGGGGATCGTGCAGCGGCTGTCGCTGGACCGCGTCGCGCACCCGGTGCACGCGCACTACCCGGCTTCCGGGCGCGAGTACTTCCGGCGGCTGCGCAACGCGACGGCCTTCTACGAGGTGGCCGATCTGCGCGAGGAGCCGGTGCACGACGACGGGCCGGTCGCGACCGGGGACTTCGGCACGCTGACGGCGCGGCGGCTGGAGCATTCCGTGGAGTCCTTCGGCTACCGGCTCACCGAGCCCGACGGCCGGCGGATGCTGCCGGATCGCCTCGCCGCGGCGGGGATCACCGGGCGGTTCGTGCGCGAGGTGCAGCGCGCCGGGTTCGTCGAGGTGGACGGGCGGCGCGTGGACCTCGCCGACGTCAGCGAGGTGCGCCGGGGGCAGAGCTTCGCCTTCGTCATGGACACCAGGCTCTGCGACGGCGTGTTCGCCCTCGCCGACGGCGTGGACATGCTGGTGATCGAGTCGACCTTCCTGGCGTCCGAGGCGGAGCTGGCCCGGCACGTCGGCCACCTCACCGCGGGCGACGCCGGGCGGGTGGCCGCGGAGTGCGGGGTGCGCACCCTGGTGCTGACCCACTTCTCCCAGCGCTATACCGACCCCCGGTGCTTTTCCGAGGAGGCGGCCGCGGCCTTCGGCGGGGAAATCGTCGTGGCCGAGGACCTGAGCACGATACCGATGCCCAAGCGCCGGTGA
- a CDS encoding S1 family peptidase, producing the protein MRRIAAALLAVLSLAAPTPPPSTPDIVGGTPASAESHPWLVGLLDVNGTFFCGGTLVSPLKVITAAHCIGRKRPADLKVVQGRTQMAGSSGRVLKVASAWLHPAFRTVIEGDDIAVLTLAEPAFVIPLTPATPQDALAYWPGLPATVFGWGRVFESGPVSPVLLTVAVPVVDDLTCKAAYPVYNPQKMVCAGRPQGGADACQGDSGGPLVVGDRLIGVVSWGEGCGLPGKPGVYARVAAYQPLLQQQLA; encoded by the coding sequence ATGCGTCGAATCGCCGCCGCGCTGCTTGCCGTGCTCAGCCTCGCCGCGCCGACACCACCGCCGTCCACTCCGGACATCGTCGGGGGCACTCCGGCCAGCGCGGAGTCGCATCCGTGGTTGGTGGGGCTGCTCGACGTGAACGGGACCTTCTTCTGCGGCGGCACGTTGGTCAGTCCGCTGAAGGTGATCACGGCGGCGCACTGCATCGGCCGGAAGCGCCCGGCGGATCTCAAGGTCGTGCAGGGGCGCACGCAGATGGCGGGCAGTTCCGGCCGCGTGCTCAAGGTGGCCTCCGCCTGGCTGCACCCCGCGTTCCGCACGGTGATCGAGGGCGATGACATCGCGGTGCTGACGCTGGCGGAGCCCGCCTTCGTGATCCCGCTGACCCCGGCGACGCCGCAGGACGCGCTCGCGTACTGGCCGGGCCTGCCCGCGACGGTCTTCGGGTGGGGGCGGGTCTTCGAGTCCGGGCCGGTGTCCCCGGTGCTGCTCACTGTGGCCGTCCCGGTGGTGGACGACCTGACCTGCAAGGCGGCCTATCCCGTCTACAACCCGCAGAAGATGGTGTGCGCCGGGCGCCCGCAGGGCGGGGCGGACGCCTGCCAGGGCGACTCCGGCGGGCCGCTGGTCGTGGGCGACCGGTTGATCGGCGTGGTCTCGTGGGGCGAGGGCTGCGGGCTTCCCGGCAAGCCCGGGGTCTACGCGCGGGTCGCCGCCTACCAGCCGCTGTTGCAGCAGCAGTTGGCTTAG
- a CDS encoding LuxR C-terminal-related transcriptional regulator — protein MTQVIGERDVTLTHEDLVLLRLLASGLPIESVGRRMELSGRTVRRRTRAVCDHLGVSTPIEAVVWAARRRLV, from the coding sequence ATGACCCAGGTGATCGGCGAGCGGGACGTCACGCTGACCCACGAGGACCTGGTGCTGCTGCGGCTGCTGGCCTCCGGCCTGCCGATCGAGTCCGTGGGGCGGCGGATGGAGCTGTCCGGGCGCACGGTGCGCAGGCGGACCAGGGCCGTGTGCGACCACCTCGGCGTTTCCACCCCGATCGAGGCCGTCGTGTGGGCCGCCCGCCGTCGCCTCGTCTGA
- the ligD gene encoding non-homologous end-joining DNA ligase, producing the protein MAKQQPWETRVGERTVRVSSPDKIYFPERGITKRQVVEYYIAVADPLLKVLRDRPTTLKRFLDGVTGESFYAKRIPKGAPDWVETVRITFPSGRPADEVCPTEPAVIAWAANLGTFDFHPWPVRRPRVDHPDELRIDLDPQPGTDFADAVRVAGVLREVLADAGLTGYPKTSGGRGVHVLVRIRPEWDFIAVRHAVIAIAREVERRMPDRATVSWWKEERGERVFLDFNQAARDRTVASAWSVRGTPRATVSMPLDWADLSTVDPNDFDVLTVPGILASRGDAHAAIDDEAFGIETALEWYERDARAGQGEMPYPPDYPKMPGEPKRVQPSKARTAD; encoded by the coding sequence GTGGCCAAGCAGCAGCCGTGGGAGACGCGGGTAGGCGAGCGAACGGTGCGGGTGTCCAGCCCGGACAAGATCTACTTCCCCGAGCGCGGGATCACCAAGCGCCAGGTCGTCGAGTACTACATCGCGGTGGCCGACCCGCTGCTGAAGGTGCTGCGCGACCGGCCGACCACGCTCAAGCGCTTCCTGGACGGCGTGACCGGGGAGTCCTTCTACGCCAAGCGGATCCCGAAGGGCGCGCCCGACTGGGTGGAGACCGTCCGGATCACCTTCCCGTCCGGGCGGCCCGCGGACGAGGTCTGCCCGACCGAGCCCGCGGTGATCGCGTGGGCGGCGAACCTGGGCACCTTCGACTTCCACCCGTGGCCGGTGCGCAGGCCCAGGGTGGACCACCCGGACGAGCTGCGGATCGACCTCGACCCCCAGCCGGGCACCGATTTCGCCGACGCGGTCCGGGTCGCGGGCGTGCTGCGCGAGGTGCTGGCCGATGCCGGGCTGACCGGCTACCCGAAGACCTCCGGCGGGCGGGGCGTCCACGTGCTGGTGCGGATCCGCCCGGAGTGGGACTTCATCGCCGTGCGGCACGCGGTGATCGCGATCGCCCGCGAGGTGGAGCGGCGGATGCCGGACCGGGCAACGGTTTCCTGGTGGAAGGAGGAGCGCGGCGAACGCGTGTTCCTCGACTTCAACCAGGCGGCGCGGGACCGGACGGTGGCCTCGGCCTGGTCGGTGCGCGGCACCCCGCGCGCGACGGTGTCGATGCCGCTGGACTGGGCCGATCTGTCCACTGTGGATCCGAACGACTTCGACGTGCTGACGGTGCCGGGGATCCTGGCTTCGCGGGGTGACGCGCACGCGGCCATCGACGACGAGGCGTTCGGCATCGAGACGGCGCTGGAGTGGTACGAGCGGGACGCGCGCGCCGGGCAGGGGGAGATGCCGTACCCGCCGGACTACCCGAAGATGCCCGGCGAGCCCAAGCGCGTGCAGCCGTCGAAGGCCCGTACCGCCGACTGA
- a CDS encoding alpha/beta hydrolase, with product MRRLSALLCACAVALLVPVPAVAAEPHCQPFQRSVPVVLGKALMSGTLCRPDFAHTVVVLVPGATYNRAYWDFPYRPEVYSFRRALNAAGYATAVVDRLGAGESSRPLGTQVTTPVQVGGVREVVRALRAAEIDGTAFDRVVLAGHALGATIAIGAADVADAVLVTGLAHQANAGALAELVAGLAPAAKDALLGPRGYDPTYLTTKPGVRGQLFHAPAADPEVVRTDEATKDVVLPTEAADAVGLAFVGAQSALVKVPVLTALGGSDRYMCGVNCLSLAAAERPFYPAAPCVEGHVLPEAGHALALSPGAPVLHRVVTAWLGRIVAGPVRC from the coding sequence ATGCGCCGCCTGTCCGCCCTGCTCTGCGCCTGCGCCGTCGCCCTGCTCGTGCCGGTCCCGGCCGTCGCCGCCGAGCCGCACTGCCAGCCCTTCCAGCGCTCGGTCCCGGTCGTGCTGGGCAAGGCGCTGATGAGCGGGACGCTGTGCCGCCCCGACTTCGCGCACACCGTGGTCGTGCTCGTCCCCGGCGCCACCTACAACCGCGCGTACTGGGACTTCCCGTACCGGCCGGAGGTGTACTCCTTCCGCAGGGCGCTCAACGCCGCCGGGTACGCGACCGCCGTCGTGGACCGGCTCGGCGCGGGGGAGAGCTCGCGGCCGCTGGGCACGCAGGTCACCACGCCGGTGCAGGTGGGCGGGGTGCGCGAGGTGGTGCGGGCGCTGCGGGCCGCGGAGATCGACGGGACGGCCTTCGACCGGGTGGTCCTCGCCGGGCACGCGCTCGGCGCCACGATCGCGATCGGTGCGGCGGACGTGGCCGACGCCGTGCTCGTGACCGGGCTGGCCCACCAGGCGAACGCGGGGGCGCTGGCGGAGCTGGTCGCCGGGCTGGCCCCCGCCGCGAAGGACGCGCTGCTCGGCCCGCGCGGGTACGACCCGACCTACCTGACCACCAAGCCGGGGGTGCGCGGGCAGCTCTTCCACGCCCCGGCCGCCGACCCCGAGGTGGTGAGGACGGACGAGGCCACGAAGGACGTCGTGCTGCCGACCGAGGCGGCGGACGCGGTGGGCCTGGCCTTCGTCGGCGCGCAGTCCGCTCTGGTGAAGGTGCCCGTGCTGACCGCGCTCGGCGGTTCCGACCGGTACATGTGCGGGGTGAACTGCCTCAGCCTGGCCGCGGCGGAGCGGCCGTTCTACCCGGCGGCGCCGTGCGTGGAGGGCCACGTGCTTCCGGAGGCCGGGCACGCGCTCGCGCTCAGCCCCGGTGCGCCGGTGCTGCACCGGGTGGTCACGGCGTGGCTCGGCCGGATCGTCGCGGGTCCGGTGAGGTGCTGA
- a CDS encoding GntR family transcriptional regulator, whose protein sequence is MSNDPGNPLNVSLAERILQILRELVLTGEIPPGARVNEVELATRFGISRGPVREAIRHLTSEGLLVLRTNRGAYVPKADAEQVHALFELRVALEGEASRFAALRRTDEDIVELRRRSDNARAGFESGRRFPYRLDLDFHGALLQAARSPLITAQVHLVQQQVILLRTTTPVDPAHSAASLDDHDRLIEAIEAADPERAAETMRVHLHRVRDQLLTYLDLPERAFLS, encoded by the coding sequence GTGTCCAACGATCCGGGCAACCCCCTGAACGTCAGCCTGGCCGAGCGCATCCTGCAGATCCTGCGGGAGCTGGTGCTGACCGGCGAGATCCCGCCGGGCGCGCGGGTCAACGAGGTCGAGCTGGCCACCCGCTTCGGCATCAGCCGCGGCCCGGTCCGCGAGGCGATCAGACACCTGACCAGTGAGGGGCTGCTCGTCCTGCGGACCAACCGGGGCGCGTACGTGCCCAAGGCGGACGCCGAGCAGGTGCACGCGCTGTTCGAGCTGAGGGTCGCCCTGGAAGGCGAGGCGTCCCGGTTCGCGGCGCTGCGGCGCACCGACGAGGACATCGTGGAACTGCGCCGCCGCAGCGACAACGCGCGCGCCGGCTTCGAGTCCGGGCGGCGCTTCCCCTACCGGCTCGACCTGGACTTCCACGGTGCGCTGCTGCAGGCCGCGCGCAGTCCGCTGATCACCGCGCAGGTGCACCTCGTGCAGCAGCAGGTGATCCTGCTGCGCACCACCACCCCGGTGGACCCGGCGCACTCCGCGGCCTCGCTGGACGACCACGACCGGCTCATCGAGGCGATCGAGGCGGCCGACCCCGAGCGGGCCGCCGAGACGATGCGGGTCCACCTGCATCGCGTTCGTGACCAACTGTTGACCTACCTTGACCTGCCGGAACGCGCGTTCTTGAGCTGA
- the msrB gene encoding peptide-methionine (R)-S-oxide reductase MsrB has product MERPEVVKNEQEWREQLTPAEYAVLREAGTEPAWRGEYTDTKTQGVYECRACGAELFRSETKFESHCGWPSFFSPLAGDRVILREDRSLGMVRVEVLCSRCHSHLGHVFEGEGFPTPTDQRYCINSISLRLVPDES; this is encoded by the coding sequence ATGGAACGCCCCGAGGTGGTCAAGAACGAGCAGGAGTGGCGGGAGCAGCTGACCCCCGCCGAGTACGCGGTGCTGCGCGAGGCGGGCACCGAACCCGCGTGGCGCGGTGAGTACACCGACACCAAGACCCAGGGCGTCTACGAGTGCCGGGCGTGCGGCGCGGAGCTGTTCCGCAGCGAGACGAAGTTCGAGTCGCACTGCGGCTGGCCGTCGTTCTTCTCCCCGCTCGCCGGGGACCGGGTGATCCTCCGGGAGGACCGGAGTCTGGGCATGGTCCGCGTGGAGGTACTGTGCTCGCGGTGCCACAGCCACCTCGGGCACGTGTTCGAGGGCGAGGGCTTCCCGACGCCGACCGACCAGCGCTACTGCATCAACTCGATCAGCCTGCGCCTGGTGCCGGACGAGAGCTGA
- a CDS encoding TIGR04222 domain-containing membrane protein, with the protein MNEPWGISGPGFLALYGTALTITVLWALLARRPARRGTGAPEPLGLDEVAFLTGGDARVAELAASRLLLTGRLHTSRTAGGVKAVKGATSEHPVEAAVLNATSSATRVPIARLNRVLRNHGSIRAIGERLVEAGLVTGPDAASRARAGVVPMVLLALVGVLRWFTGVAGGYPVGYLTTLLVLTVLFIVVLRAWRLPPVTWAGRKLADAARRVVARPEEAIHVPGLDAAALRDPLLGKIAVRGFDAYPDQDVRIAAIKGEPNAAPRRQTRRGRNGSYLYSHQSAYASGVVFTGGGGSCGSGFGGGGGGCGGGGGCGGGGGG; encoded by the coding sequence ATGAACGAACCGTGGGGCATCTCCGGACCGGGATTCCTGGCGCTGTACGGCACCGCGCTCACGATCACCGTCCTCTGGGCACTGCTGGCCCGCCGCCCGGCGCGGCGCGGCACCGGCGCGCCGGAGCCGCTGGGGCTCGACGAGGTCGCCTTCCTCACCGGCGGCGACGCACGCGTCGCGGAACTGGCCGCGTCCCGGCTGCTGCTGACCGGCAGGCTGCACACCTCCCGCACGGCGGGCGGGGTGAAGGCCGTCAAGGGCGCCACCTCGGAGCACCCGGTGGAGGCCGCGGTGCTGAACGCGACGTCGTCCGCCACCCGGGTCCCGATCGCCCGGCTGAACCGCGTTCTGCGCAACCACGGCAGCATCCGGGCGATCGGTGAGCGCCTGGTCGAGGCCGGCCTGGTCACCGGCCCGGACGCCGCCTCCCGCGCCAGGGCGGGCGTCGTGCCGATGGTCCTGCTGGCCCTGGTCGGCGTGCTGCGCTGGTTCACCGGCGTCGCGGGCGGCTACCCGGTCGGCTACCTGACCACGCTGCTCGTGCTGACCGTGCTGTTCATCGTGGTGCTGCGCGCGTGGCGGTTGCCACCCGTCACCTGGGCGGGCAGGAAGCTGGCCGACGCCGCGCGCCGGGTCGTCGCGCGGCCGGAGGAGGCGATCCACGTTCCCGGGCTGGACGCGGCGGCGCTGCGCGACCCCCTGCTCGGCAAGATCGCCGTCCGCGGCTTCGACGCCTATCCGGACCAGGACGTCAGAATTGCCGCGATCAAGGGTGAACCGAACGCGGCCCCGCGACGTCAGACCCGCCGTGGACGCAACGGTTCCTACCTCTACTCGCACCAGAGCGCGTACGCGAGCGGCGTCGTGTTCACCGGTGGCGGGGGCAGCTGTGGCAGCGGCTTCGGTGGTGGAGGAGGCGGCTGCGGAGGCGGGGGCGGCTGCGGTGGAGGCGGCGGCGGGTGA
- a CDS encoding TIGR04222 domain-containing membrane protein, which translates to MSTVLLVAYGSALTALTWLAVHARCAALQKSTMDTELSCYDVAYLRGGAQRVAEAAIARLLHDGQMRTTRLGGLVRTENATAEAPAEEAVLASAPLSSPATVAALSARVVKRGALLPLADGLITNGLATGARDRTRTVLAALPLLALAVFGMIAVSIPLALLPIAVFALACRPLGTATRAGARLVEQTRLDHPAAGPVALHGFAHFPDESLRLYAQELRPARVPQLRPTARPKGKKRSSRDIHTCSTGGGGGYSVCSSGGGGGD; encoded by the coding sequence ATGAGCACGGTTCTCCTTGTCGCGTATGGCTCAGCGCTGACGGCCCTGACCTGGTTGGCCGTTCACGCGCGGTGCGCGGCGCTCCAGAAGTCCACTATGGACACTGAGCTGAGCTGTTACGACGTCGCCTACCTCCGCGGAGGTGCGCAGCGCGTGGCCGAGGCTGCGATCGCCCGGCTGCTGCACGACGGGCAGATGCGCACGACGCGGCTCGGTGGGTTGGTGCGAACGGAGAACGCGACCGCGGAGGCTCCCGCCGAAGAGGCGGTGCTGGCCTCGGCACCGTTGAGCAGCCCCGCCACGGTGGCGGCCCTCTCCGCTCGCGTGGTCAAGCGCGGCGCGCTGCTTCCCTTGGCGGACGGGCTGATCACGAATGGGCTGGCCACGGGTGCGCGGGACCGGACGCGGACTGTGCTCGCCGCTCTCCCCCTGCTCGCTCTCGCGGTGTTCGGGATGATCGCCGTCTCGATTCCGTTGGCACTGCTGCCGATCGCGGTCTTCGCGCTGGCCTGCCGTCCGTTGGGCACGGCGACCAGGGCCGGAGCGCGGCTGGTGGAGCAGACCCGGCTCGACCACCCGGCGGCGGGGCCGGTGGCACTGCACGGGTTCGCGCACTTCCCTGACGAGAGCCTGCGCCTGTACGCCCAGGAACTCCGTCCGGCGCGGGTGCCACAATTGCGCCCCACCGCGCGCCCGAAGGGGAAGAAGCGGTCGAGCCGGGACATCCACACGTGCTCGACTGGTGGCGGCGGGGGCTATTCCGTCTGCAGCAGCGGCGGTGGAGGGGGAGACTGA
- a CDS encoding TIGR04222 domain-containing membrane protein: protein MDVLTWLLLLVAALGWCLVVRHGIQNRPVHDTTSLLNTVDVAYLAGGPRRVVEVSVVRLHEAGALRLSRTTGQFQAIPGATGTDEIDALVLEHTQKPLSLRGLNNMLHRTPQVTAVRDRLAWAGLTNGPTEAMRARRGAYPVIMVHLVEFFVLMISGDVRLGPLPMAGLVGGVLLLRWKLPLRTVAGKRAVEAAQLTESLAVTVVTFGGIGAHPDPDTRAAIRKGSVPSSESGSGMVHSTCATSGGYSCGSSCGSSSCGSSSSCGSSSSSCGSSGGGSSCGGGGGGCGGGGGGS from the coding sequence ATGGACGTCTTGACGTGGTTGCTGCTCCTGGTGGCGGCGCTCGGCTGGTGTCTCGTGGTGCGCCACGGGATCCAGAACCGGCCGGTGCACGACACCACGAGCCTGCTGAACACGGTGGACGTCGCCTACCTCGCGGGCGGGCCGCGCCGGGTGGTCGAGGTGTCGGTGGTGCGGTTGCACGAGGCCGGGGCGCTGCGGCTGTCCAGGACCACCGGGCAGTTCCAGGCGATCCCCGGGGCGACCGGCACCGACGAGATCGACGCGCTCGTGCTCGAGCACACGCAGAAGCCGCTTTCCCTGCGGGGACTGAACAACATGCTGCACCGCACACCGCAGGTGACCGCGGTCCGGGACCGGCTGGCGTGGGCCGGGCTGACCAACGGGCCCACCGAGGCGATGCGGGCGCGGCGCGGCGCCTACCCCGTGATCATGGTGCACCTGGTCGAGTTCTTCGTGCTGATGATCTCCGGCGACGTCCGGCTGGGCCCACTGCCGATGGCGGGTCTGGTCGGCGGGGTGCTGCTGCTCCGGTGGAAGCTGCCGCTGCGCACGGTGGCGGGCAAGCGCGCGGTGGAGGCGGCCCAGCTCACCGAGTCCCTGGCGGTCACCGTGGTGACCTTCGGCGGGATCGGCGCGCACCCCGACCCGGACACCCGCGCCGCGATCCGCAAGGGCTCCGTGCCGTCCTCCGAGTCGGGCAGCGGCATGGTCCACAGCACGTGCGCCACCAGCGGCGGATACTCGTGCGGTAGTTCGTGCGGTAGCAGTTCCTGCGGGAGTTCCTCCTCGTGCGGGAGTTCCTCGTCCTCGTGCGGCAGCAGCGGCGGCGGGTCCTCCTGCGGCGGGGGCGGCGGCGGTTGTGGTGGCGGAGGAGGCGGCTCGTGA
- a CDS encoding DUF692 domain-containing protein produces MPELGVGIGWRPEIDLTVERLPGVDFVEVVAENLHAHDLPESLRLLRERGTPVLPHAVSLSLGGADPLDMAKVEHLGAIAGLVDAPLVSDHVAFVRAGGLEAGHLMPVPRTRDALDVLCANVKQAQAVLPVPLALENVAALLEWPGAELGEGEFLAELVERTGCWLLIDVANLHANALNLGTDAKAFLDAIPLERLAYVHVAGGADEHGIYHDTHAHAVPAPVLDLLGELCARVQPPGVLLERDDAYPTDAELAGELASIRTVVEAAR; encoded by the coding sequence ATCCCGGAGCTGGGCGTCGGCATCGGCTGGCGCCCGGAGATCGACCTGACCGTGGAACGCCTGCCCGGGGTGGACTTCGTCGAGGTGGTCGCGGAGAACCTGCACGCCCACGACCTCCCCGAATCGCTCCGGCTGCTCCGCGAGCGCGGCACCCCGGTGCTGCCGCACGCGGTGTCGCTGTCCCTGGGCGGGGCCGATCCGCTGGACATGGCCAAGGTCGAGCACTTGGGCGCGATCGCGGGCCTGGTCGACGCCCCGCTGGTCAGCGATCACGTGGCGTTCGTGCGCGCGGGTGGGCTGGAGGCGGGTCACCTGATGCCCGTCCCGCGCACCCGCGATGCGCTCGATGTCCTGTGCGCCAACGTGAAGCAGGCCCAGGCGGTGCTGCCCGTCCCGCTCGCGCTGGAGAACGTGGCCGCCCTGCTGGAGTGGCCGGGCGCCGAGCTGGGCGAGGGCGAGTTCCTGGCCGAGCTGGTCGAGCGCACCGGCTGCTGGCTGCTGATCGACGTGGCCAACCTGCACGCCAACGCCCTCAACCTGGGCACCGACGCGAAGGCGTTCCTCGACGCGATCCCGTTGGAGCGCTTGGCGTACGTGCACGTGGCGGGCGGGGCCGACGAGCACGGGATCTACCACGACACGCACGCCCACGCGGTGCCCGCCCCGGTGCTGGACCTGCTCGGCGAGCTGTGCGCCCGCGTCCAGCCGCCGGGAGTGCTGCTGGAGCGGGACGACGCCTATCCCACGGACGCCGAGCTGGCCGGGGAGCTGGCGAGCATCAGGACCGTGGTCGAGGCCGCTCGATGA
- the hemQ gene encoding hydrogen peroxide-dependent heme synthase, producing the protein MARLNYNELNDTIRYTMWSVFSFPAGQLSGHEKAAEEAQHFFEALEDKGDVVVRGIYDLAGLRADADFMIWWHAEEIEPLQAAYTDFRRTMVGRVAKPVWSNVALHRPAEFNKSHIPAFLAGEDPRRYVCVYPFVRSYEWYLLPDEERRKMLADHGKEARDYPDVRANTVASFALGDYEWILAFEADELHRIVDLMRHLRGTEARRHVREEIPFYTGTRTPVQELVRNLP; encoded by the coding sequence ATGGCGCGCCTGAACTACAACGAGCTGAACGACACGATTCGCTACACGATGTGGTCGGTGTTCTCCTTCCCCGCCGGGCAGCTGTCGGGCCACGAGAAGGCCGCCGAGGAAGCCCAGCACTTCTTCGAAGCCCTGGAGGACAAGGGCGATGTCGTCGTGCGCGGCATCTACGACCTGGCGGGCCTGCGGGCCGACGCCGACTTCATGATCTGGTGGCACGCCGAGGAGATCGAGCCGCTCCAGGCCGCCTACACCGACTTCCGCCGCACCATGGTCGGCCGCGTCGCCAAACCGGTGTGGAGCAACGTCGCGCTGCACCGCCCCGCCGAGTTCAACAAGAGCCACATCCCGGCCTTCCTCGCCGGTGAGGACCCGCGCCGCTACGTCTGCGTCTACCCGTTCGTGCGGTCCTACGAGTGGTACCTGCTGCCCGACGAGGAGCGGCGCAAGATGCTCGCCGACCACGGCAAGGAGGCCCGGGACTACCCGGACGTCCGCGCCAACACCGTCGCGTCCTTCGCGCTCGGCGACTACGAGTGGATCCTGGCCTTCGAGGCGGACGAGCTGCACCGCATCGTGGACCTGATGCGGCACCTGCGCGGCACCGAGGCGCGGCGGCACGTGCGCGAGGAGATCCCGTTCTACACCGGCACCCGGACGCCGGTGCAGGAGCTGGTCCGCAACCTGCCCTGA